One window of the Candidatus Kinetoplastibacterium desouzaii TCC079E genome contains the following:
- the lpdA gene encoding dihydrolipoyl dehydrogenase produces the protein MSKQFDLIVIGAGPGGYIAAIRASQLGLNVACIDEWKNIDGTPAPGGTCTNVGCIPSKALLQSSEHFDQANHHFKEHGIEVSNVSLNLNNLISRKNSIVKQNNDGILYLFKKNKVSFFHGTGSFSAKTENGWSIKVSSLKEDLHAKNVIVATGSSPREFPGVKFDEKIVLSNDGALNIKDVPKTIGVIGGGVIGLEMGSVWRRLGSNVTILEAMPEFLMSADFQVSKEALKVFTKQGLNIKVGVSITDVKVSDKSVTVKYKDQSGSTTDLLVDKLIVSIGRVPHTKGLNSSSVGLLLDDRGFVVVDSHCKTNLSNVWAIGDVVRGPMLAHKAEEEGVAVAERIVGQHGHVNFDTIPSVIYTSPEIAWVGKNEQELKKEGHSYKVGTFPFLANGRARALGDTTGFVKVIADSNTDEVLGVHIIGPMASELISEAVTIMEFKGSSEDIARICHAHPTLSESLKEAALAVDKRSLNF, from the coding sequence ATGTCTAAACAATTTGACCTTATAGTAATAGGAGCTGGTCCAGGAGGCTACATAGCTGCAATTCGTGCTTCTCAACTTGGGCTAAATGTAGCATGTATAGATGAGTGGAAAAATATTGATGGAACTCCAGCTCCTGGAGGAACATGCACAAATGTTGGCTGTATTCCTTCTAAAGCTTTGTTACAGTCATCTGAACATTTTGATCAAGCTAATCATCATTTTAAGGAACATGGAATTGAGGTTTCTAATGTATCATTAAATCTTAATAATTTAATTTCTAGAAAAAACTCAATAGTAAAACAGAATAATGATGGTATTTTATATCTTTTTAAAAAGAATAAAGTGTCGTTTTTTCATGGAACAGGTTCTTTTTCAGCTAAAACCGAGAATGGTTGGTCTATAAAAGTTTCTTCTTTGAAAGAAGATTTACATGCTAAAAATGTTATAGTAGCTACTGGTTCTTCACCTAGGGAATTTCCTGGTGTTAAATTTGATGAAAAGATTGTCTTGTCTAATGATGGGGCCTTAAATATAAAAGATGTTCCTAAAACTATTGGTGTTATAGGAGGTGGAGTAATAGGTCTTGAAATGGGAAGTGTTTGGCGTAGATTAGGTTCTAATGTTACGATACTAGAAGCCATGCCGGAATTTCTTATGTCAGCAGACTTTCAAGTTTCCAAAGAAGCATTAAAAGTTTTTACAAAACAAGGTTTAAATATCAAAGTTGGAGTGAGCATTACTGATGTTAAGGTAAGTGATAAATCTGTTACCGTTAAGTATAAAGATCAATCAGGATCTACAACAGACTTATTAGTAGATAAATTAATAGTTTCTATTGGTAGAGTTCCACATACTAAAGGTTTGAATTCATCATCTGTTGGTTTGTTATTAGATGATCGTGGTTTTGTCGTTGTAGATAGTCATTGTAAAACAAATTTATCAAATGTTTGGGCTATCGGTGATGTGGTAAGAGGTCCAATGTTAGCACATAAGGCTGAAGAGGAAGGTGTTGCAGTGGCTGAACGTATAGTTGGGCAACATGGACATGTTAATTTTGATACTATACCTTCTGTAATATATACCTCACCAGAGATAGCTTGGGTTGGAAAGAACGAACAGGAATTAAAAAAAGAAGGACATTCTTATAAAGTTGGTACTTTCCCATTTTTAGCAAATGGCAGAGCTAGAGCATTAGGGGATACGACTGGTTTTGTAAAAGTTATAGCAGATTCAAATACTGATGAAGTTTTAGGAGTCCATATTATAGGACCAATGGCTTCTGAACTTATTTCAGAGGCTGTTACAATTATGGAATTTAAAGGTTCTTCTGAAGATATAGCAAGAATCTGCCATGCTCATCCAACTCTTTCTGAGTCATTAAAAGAGGCGGCGCTAGCAGTTGATAAAAGATCATTAAATTTTTAA
- the odhB gene encoding 2-oxoglutarate dehydrogenase complex dihydrolipoyllysine-residue succinyltransferase yields MAIIEVVVPQLSESISEATMLSWKKHAGSFVESDEILIEIETDKVVLEVPAPSSGVLVEIIRGDNSTVVSGELIAKIDTSAKPSVVIEPSKEVLTSSVSSSESSSSKDMKGVSSPAASKILSEKGIDASSISGTGRDGRVTKNDALSVKQSLPKVETLTSSTLSLDGRPEQRVPMSRLRARIAERLIQSQQENAILTTFNEVNMQAVIDIRRKYKDKFEKEHGVKLGFMSFFVKAAVSALKKFPLINASIDGKDIIYHGYFDIGIAVGSSRGLVVPILRNADQLSIADIEKSIVDFGKRAADGKLGLEEMIGGTFSISNGGVFGSMLSTPIINPPQSAILGIHATKDRAVVENGQIVIRPMNYLALSYDHRIIDGREAVLGLVAIKEALEDPQSLLLDV; encoded by the coding sequence ATGGCTATTATAGAAGTTGTTGTTCCGCAGTTGTCTGAATCTATTTCAGAAGCTACGATGTTATCTTGGAAAAAACATGCTGGTTCTTTTGTTGAATCAGATGAGATATTAATTGAAATTGAAACAGATAAAGTTGTATTAGAAGTTCCAGCGCCATCTTCTGGTGTTTTGGTTGAGATTATTAGAGGAGACAATAGCACTGTTGTTTCAGGAGAATTGATTGCTAAAATAGATACAAGTGCTAAACCTTCTGTGGTTATTGAACCATCTAAAGAAGTATTAACATCATCGGTATCATCTTCGGAAAGTTCTAGTTCAAAAGATATGAAAGGTGTTTCATCACCTGCTGCTTCAAAGATTTTATCTGAAAAAGGTATTGATGCTTCTTCCATTTCAGGTACAGGAAGAGATGGTAGAGTCACTAAGAATGATGCATTATCTGTAAAACAATCTTTACCAAAAGTTGAAACATTAACTTCTTCTACATTATCGTTAGATGGTAGACCTGAGCAACGTGTTCCTATGAGTCGTTTGAGAGCTAGAATTGCTGAGCGTTTAATACAATCACAGCAAGAAAATGCTATATTGACTACTTTTAATGAAGTTAATATGCAAGCTGTTATTGATATTAGACGTAAATACAAGGATAAATTTGAAAAAGAGCATGGTGTCAAGCTTGGCTTTATGTCTTTTTTTGTTAAAGCAGCTGTTTCTGCCTTAAAAAAATTTCCTCTAATTAATGCATCTATAGATGGTAAAGATATTATTTATCATGGTTATTTCGATATTGGGATTGCTGTTGGTAGTTCAAGAGGTCTTGTTGTCCCTATACTTAGGAATGCTGATCAATTATCTATTGCTGATATAGAAAAATCTATTGTTGATTTTGGTAAAAGGGCAGCTGATGGTAAACTTGGTTTAGAAGAGATGATTGGCGGTACTTTTTCTATTTCTAATGGTGGTGTTTTTGGATCCATGTTATCAACTCCAATAATAAATCCACCACAATCTGCTATTTTAGGTATTCATGCTACTAAAGATCGTGCTGTTGTGGAGAATGGTCAGATAGTAATACGTCCTATGAATTATTTAGCTTTATCTTATGATCATAGAATTATTGATGGTAGAGAAGCAGTTCTAGGTTTGGTTGCTATTAAAGAGGCTTTAGAAGATCCACAAAGTCTTTTGCTAGATGTGTAA
- a CDS encoding 2-oxoglutarate dehydrogenase E1 component translates to MSSNKESLSTSYLFGGNAPYVEELYEIYLDNPGAVAEHWRQYFDNLQNSPATDGSEATRDQIHSPIVESFAQRAKSNSFVSKSSTNQDLSVASKQVFVQSLIAAYRSLGIHWADLDPLKRKERVEIKELEPSFYGFTEADLDQVYSCSNTYFTKSSTMTLRDILKALRDTYCRSIGVEFMHVSDPSIKRWIQERMESTHGVDININSDSKRHILQQLTEAEGLERFLHTKYVGQKRFSLEGGESFIASMDEVVNHSADLGVQEIIVGMAHRGRLNMLVNIMGKMPGDLFAEFEGKHSQSLADGDVKYHNGFSSDLATRSGPVHLSLSFNPSHLEIVNPVVEGSARARQERRADYKGKQVLPVLVHGDSAFSGQGVVMETLNLAQTRGYGTGGTIHLVINNQIGFTTSDPRDSRSTIYCTDVVKMIEAPVFHVNGDDPEAVVFATRLAVDYRMQFGRDVVVDIVCFRKLGHNEQDTPALTQPLMYKRIVKHPGTRKLYADKLIAQQVITTEEADSLVKDYRQVMEDGHRTIEPILTDYKSKYAIDWVPFLNSKWTDHADTALPISELKRIGELITKVPDGFNTHSLVAKLLNDRRKMSQGEINLDYGMGEHLAFASLLLSGYGVRITGQDSGRGTFTHRHAVLHDQNRERWDDGTYIPLQNLSDTQAPFVVIDSVLSEEAVLGFEYGYACSEPNTLTIWEAQFGDFVNGAQVVIDQFISSGESKWGRQSGLTMMLPHGYEGQGPEHSSARIERFLQLCADNNMQVVQPTDASQIFHVLRRQMIRPFRKPLVLFTPKSLLRNKDASSPLSDISEGSFKTIIPEVDKNINQKSVKRLLVCSGKVYYDLANARRDRSIDNVAIIRVEQLYPFAHKAFEFELSKYPNLTEIIWVQDEPQNQGPWYYIQHHLYENMIDGQKLGYAGRNASASPAVGYLAKHQEQQKALVDQAFAQKFKVILAK, encoded by the coding sequence ATGTCTTCAAATAAAGAATCATTATCCACATCATACTTGTTTGGCGGGAATGCGCCATACGTAGAAGAATTATACGAGATTTATCTCGATAACCCAGGTGCTGTAGCTGAGCATTGGCGACAGTATTTTGATAATTTGCAAAATTCTCCAGCCACAGATGGAAGTGAAGCAACAAGAGATCAGATTCATTCTCCTATAGTGGAGTCTTTTGCACAGCGTGCAAAATCAAATTCATTTGTTTCTAAATCTTCTACAAATCAAGATTTGTCTGTAGCTTCTAAACAAGTTTTTGTTCAATCATTAATAGCTGCTTATCGTTCTTTAGGTATCCATTGGGCTGATTTAGATCCATTAAAAAGAAAAGAACGTGTTGAGATAAAAGAATTAGAGCCTTCTTTTTATGGATTTACAGAGGCTGATTTAGATCAAGTTTATTCTTGTAGTAATACTTATTTTACAAAGTCTAGTACTATGACTTTGCGAGATATTTTAAAAGCTTTAAGAGATACTTATTGTCGTTCTATTGGCGTTGAGTTTATGCATGTTTCTGATCCTTCAATTAAAAGATGGATTCAGGAGCGTATGGAGTCAACTCATGGAGTTGATATAAATATAAATTCTGATAGTAAACGTCATATACTGCAACAGTTGACTGAAGCAGAAGGTTTAGAAAGATTTTTGCATACCAAGTATGTTGGTCAGAAACGTTTTTCTCTTGAAGGTGGAGAAAGTTTTATAGCTTCTATGGATGAGGTTGTAAATCATTCTGCTGATTTAGGTGTTCAGGAAATTATAGTTGGAATGGCTCATAGAGGTCGTTTAAACATGCTGGTTAATATTATGGGCAAGATGCCTGGTGATTTGTTTGCTGAGTTTGAAGGTAAGCATTCCCAGTCTCTTGCAGATGGTGATGTTAAATACCATAATGGTTTTTCCAGTGATTTAGCTACGAGAAGTGGTCCAGTTCATTTGTCATTGTCTTTCAATCCTTCACACTTGGAAATTGTAAATCCTGTGGTTGAAGGTAGTGCTAGAGCTCGCCAAGAAAGAAGAGCTGATTATAAAGGAAAGCAAGTTTTACCTGTTCTTGTCCATGGTGATTCTGCATTTTCTGGTCAAGGTGTTGTTATGGAAACCTTGAATTTAGCTCAAACTAGAGGATATGGTACTGGTGGTACAATACATCTTGTTATAAATAATCAGATAGGTTTTACAACATCTGATCCTAGAGATTCTAGATCAACCATATATTGTACAGATGTTGTTAAGATGATTGAAGCTCCAGTATTTCATGTTAACGGTGACGACCCAGAAGCTGTTGTTTTTGCTACCAGACTGGCTGTAGATTATAGAATGCAGTTTGGTCGTGATGTTGTTGTTGATATTGTCTGTTTCCGTAAACTTGGACATAACGAACAAGATACTCCGGCATTAACTCAACCTTTAATGTATAAACGTATTGTAAAGCATCCAGGTACTCGTAAACTTTATGCTGATAAGTTGATTGCTCAGCAGGTTATAACAACTGAAGAAGCTGATAGTTTAGTAAAAGATTATCGCCAAGTTATGGAGGATGGTCATCGTACTATAGAGCCTATATTAACTGATTATAAGAGTAAATATGCTATAGATTGGGTTCCGTTTTTAAATTCTAAATGGACTGATCATGCAGATACAGCTCTCCCTATTTCTGAATTAAAACGTATAGGTGAGCTAATAACTAAAGTTCCAGATGGATTTAATACTCATTCTTTAGTAGCTAAATTGTTAAATGATCGCCGAAAGATGTCTCAAGGTGAAATTAATCTTGATTATGGTATGGGAGAGCACTTAGCTTTTGCCAGTTTGCTTCTTTCTGGATATGGTGTTCGTATCACAGGTCAAGATTCTGGTAGAGGAACTTTTACTCATAGACATGCTGTCTTGCATGATCAAAATAGAGAAAGATGGGATGATGGAACTTATATTCCTCTTCAAAATCTTTCAGATACACAAGCTCCATTTGTAGTTATTGATTCTGTTCTATCAGAAGAGGCTGTTTTAGGGTTTGAATATGGATATGCTTGTTCTGAACCTAATACTCTTACAATATGGGAAGCTCAGTTTGGTGATTTTGTGAATGGAGCTCAGGTAGTTATAGATCAATTTATATCTTCCGGAGAGTCTAAGTGGGGTCGTCAATCTGGTTTAACTATGATGTTACCTCACGGGTATGAAGGACAAGGACCAGAGCATTCTTCTGCTAGAATTGAAAGATTTTTACAATTGTGTGCTGATAATAATATGCAAGTTGTTCAGCCTACTGATGCTTCTCAGATTTTTCATGTTTTACGTAGACAAATGATTCGTCCTTTTCGTAAACCATTGGTTTTATTTACTCCTAAATCTTTATTGCGTAATAAAGATGCTAGTTCTCCTCTGTCAGACATATCAGAAGGATCTTTTAAAACTATCATTCCTGAAGTGGATAAAAATATCAATCAAAAGTCAGTTAAAAGGCTATTGGTTTGTTCAGGTAAAGTATATTATGATTTGGCTAATGCTCGTAGAGATAGATCTATAGATAATGTTGCTATTATTAGAGTAGAGCAATTGTATCCTTTTGCACATAAGGCATTTGAATTTGAGTTATCAAAATATCCTAATTTAACAGAGATTATATGGGTGCAAGATGAACCACAAAATCAAGGACCTTGGTACTATATACAGCATCATTTGTATGAAAATATGATTGATGGTCAGAAACTTGGTTATGCTGGACGCAATGCATCTGCTTCACCAGCAGTTGGTTATTTAGCTAAACATCAAGAGCAACAAAAAGCTTTAGTAGATCAGGCTTTTGCTCAGAAATTTAAGGTCATACTTGCTAAATAG
- a CDS encoding NADP-dependent malic enzyme, whose protein sequence is MDDNNLNQRALDYHQYPTPGKISVTPTKALANQNDLSLAYSPGVASACMEIFKSGDIAADKYTSRSNLVGVITNGTAVLGLGNIGPLASKPVMEGKGCLFKKFAGIDVFDIELAENDPDKLVDIISALEPTLGGVNLEDIKAPECFYIEQKLKEKMKIPVFHDDQHGTAIISSAAILNGLKVVGKELGNVKIACSGAGAAAISCLDLLVRLGAKVENIHVVDSRGVIWKGRDENMEPTKLKYAKVTNARTLSDVVKNADVFLGCSTAKVLTPEMVKSMADKPLILALANPEPEILPGLAKAARPDCIIATGRSDYPNQVNNVLCFPFIFRGALDSGASRITEEMKMATVKAISELAQAEQSDEVANAYADQNLSFGPDYIIPKPFDPRLIVHIAPAVAKAAEESGVARRPIKDLEAYKKKLAAYVYHSGQLMLPLFEKAKKDIKKVIYADGEDEKVLRALQTIIDEKLASPILIGRSSVIEMRIKKLGLRIDIKNDLEIVNPEDDVRFKDLWTSYYKLKCRNGITTTIAKSMIRKHNTLIGAMLLERGDADALLCGITSNYHNQLEYIDDVLGSKEEKTTYAALNILLLPNQTIFIADTQVNEDPSAQEIANIAIQAAKKMVNFGFSPKIALLSHSNFGSHITKSSKKMSEALKIVKSLSPELEIEGEMHADAALSENIRNNVFPDNNLKGNANLLIMPNLDAGNIAHNLLKTTGGNGITIGPILLGASRPVHILTNTSTVRRIINMTVLSAIEAQEEGKL, encoded by the coding sequence ATGGACGATAATAATTTAAACCAAAGAGCTCTTGATTACCACCAATATCCTACACCAGGAAAGATTTCTGTAACACCAACTAAGGCTTTAGCAAATCAAAACGATCTATCTTTAGCTTACTCTCCTGGTGTTGCTTCTGCTTGTATGGAAATCTTTAAATCTGGTGATATCGCAGCAGACAAGTATACATCTAGATCAAATCTAGTTGGAGTTATAACAAATGGAACAGCAGTGCTTGGTCTAGGAAATATAGGACCGCTAGCATCTAAACCTGTAATGGAAGGAAAAGGATGTTTATTTAAAAAATTTGCTGGAATTGATGTTTTCGATATTGAACTTGCAGAAAATGATCCTGATAAATTAGTTGATATTATATCTGCTTTAGAGCCAACTTTAGGTGGTGTAAATCTTGAGGATATTAAAGCTCCAGAATGCTTTTATATCGAACAAAAACTTAAAGAAAAAATGAAAATTCCTGTTTTCCATGATGATCAACATGGAACAGCTATAATATCATCTGCTGCAATACTCAATGGCCTCAAAGTAGTAGGAAAAGAATTAGGAAATGTAAAAATAGCCTGTTCTGGAGCTGGAGCTGCTGCAATTTCTTGTTTAGATCTTTTAGTAAGATTAGGAGCAAAAGTAGAAAATATACATGTTGTTGATTCTCGTGGTGTAATATGGAAAGGTCGAGATGAAAACATGGAGCCAACTAAACTGAAATATGCAAAAGTAACTAACGCAAGAACTTTATCTGACGTAGTCAAAAATGCTGATGTTTTCCTAGGGTGTTCAACTGCAAAAGTTTTAACTCCTGAAATGGTTAAATCAATGGCAGATAAACCACTAATATTAGCTTTAGCAAACCCAGAACCTGAAATACTTCCTGGACTAGCTAAGGCTGCCAGACCTGACTGCATAATAGCCACAGGAAGATCTGATTACCCAAATCAAGTAAATAACGTTTTGTGTTTTCCGTTTATTTTTAGGGGTGCTTTAGATTCTGGAGCATCAAGAATTACAGAAGAAATGAAAATGGCTACTGTTAAAGCTATATCTGAACTAGCACAAGCAGAACAAAGCGATGAAGTAGCAAATGCCTATGCTGATCAAAATTTATCTTTTGGTCCAGACTATATAATTCCTAAACCATTCGATCCTAGATTAATAGTACATATAGCACCAGCAGTTGCAAAAGCAGCTGAAGAATCAGGTGTGGCTAGAAGACCAATAAAAGATCTTGAGGCTTATAAAAAGAAATTAGCAGCATATGTATATCATTCTGGCCAACTAATGCTGCCTTTATTTGAAAAAGCAAAAAAAGACATTAAAAAAGTAATTTATGCAGATGGAGAAGATGAAAAAGTTTTAAGAGCCTTACAAACAATAATAGATGAAAAACTAGCATCTCCTATTTTAATTGGAAGATCTTCTGTTATAGAAATGAGAATTAAAAAACTTGGACTTCGTATTGATATAAAGAATGATTTAGAAATAGTAAATCCAGAAGATGATGTGAGATTTAAAGACTTATGGACTAGCTATTATAAACTAAAATGTAGAAATGGTATTACCACTACAATTGCAAAGTCGATGATTAGAAAACATAATACTTTAATAGGAGCAATGCTATTAGAAAGAGGTGATGCTGATGCCCTTCTTTGTGGCATTACTAGCAACTACCATAATCAATTAGAATATATAGACGATGTTCTTGGTAGCAAAGAAGAAAAGACTACTTATGCTGCTCTTAATATACTACTATTGCCTAATCAAACTATATTTATAGCTGATACCCAAGTTAACGAAGATCCTAGCGCGCAAGAAATTGCTAATATAGCAATACAAGCAGCGAAAAAAATGGTTAATTTCGGTTTTTCTCCTAAAATAGCTTTATTATCTCACTCTAATTTTGGTAGCCATATTACTAAGTCTTCAAAGAAGATGTCTGAAGCTTTGAAAATTGTTAAGTCACTATCTCCGGAATTAGAAATAGAAGGAGAAATGCATGCTGATGCAGCATTATCAGAAAATATAAGAAATAATGTATTCCCTGATAACAATCTTAAGGGGAATGCTAATCTTCTTATTATGCCTAATTTAGACGCAGGAAATATAGCTCACAATTTACTAAAAACAACTGGTGGAAACGGAATCACCATAGGACCAATATTATTAGGAGCATCTCGCCCAGTACATATACTAACTAATACTTCTACAGTAAGACGTATTATAAATATGACGGTACTATCAGCTATTGAAGCTCAAGAAGAAGGTAAGTTATAG